The region GCTCGCGTCGGCCGGCCTGCGCCGTGAACGGGCCGCGCTGCCGGTCTTCGCGCTGGTCGCCGCCGCCGGGCTGGCGGTGACGGGCCTGGGGCTTCCCGGGGCGTGGGAGGAGGATTCCGCCCGCGAGCGCTGGGAGTCCGTCGCGCCCGGCTTCCGCCGCCTCGCCGATGGGGACTCGCGTTACCAGCGCGTCACCCTGGGGGAACGGGACGGACAGTACACGCTCTTCTTCAACGGGGTGGTCTCGGCCGTCTTCCCTGACCCGCTGGAGGAGGCCATGGCCGCCAACCTCTTCATGAACCAGGCCCGGGACCCCCGCTCCGTGCTCCTGGTCGGCCAGGGGGCGGAGGGCGAGCTGCAGCATGTACTGGCCTACCCGGGTGTCCGCCGGGTGACGCTGGTGTTCACCGACCCCGCCTACCTGGAGATGGTCCGGCGATTCCTGGACCCGGCGAGCGCCGCGAAACTGGGGGACCCCCGGGTGCGGCTGGCCCAAGCCGACGCCGGGACACTGCTCCGCGACGCTCCCGAGCCCTTCGACGTCATCATGCTCCACCCGCCCCCGCCCGTGACGGCGGCGTCCAATCGTTTCTACACCCGGGAATTCTTCACCCTCTGCCGCGACCGTCTCACCGGGGGGGGCGTCGTGGGGCTCGGCTTCCAGGGGGACGAGAACTACCTCGGCACCGACGTCGGGAGGACCCTGGGCACCCTCTACCGGACCCTGCGCGCCGTCTTCCCGGAGGTGGCGGCCCTGCCGGGAACGCGGCTCCTCTTCTTCGCGGCGCGGACGCCGGGCACGACCACCCTCGACCCGGAGGTCCTCGCCGCCCGCTACACCGCCCGGGGGATGGGCTACACCGACACCTTCACGCCCTACCACTTCCAGATCCCGCTGGAGCCCGGGCGGACCGCCTGGATCAACCGCACCCTCCGCGAGCTTCCCGGCCAGGACGTGAACACCTGCCGCGAGCCCGTTCTCTTCTTCCGGAACCTCAAACTGTGGGACATCGCCACCGATTCCGGTGTCCGCGGCCTGCTGGACCGCGTGGAATCCCTCTCCCTCGGCACTTTCGCGGCCCTCGCCCTCGCGGTCTTCGTCCTGGCGCCAGCGGCCTGGGCCCGGCTGCGCCACCGCCGGCGACCACGCCCCTGGCGCCTCGGCACCGCCGCCCTGGCAGGCATGGCATCCTTCGGCTTCGCGGGCATGGGCCTGGAGATCCTCCTCCTCTACCAGTTCCAGGTCACCGAGGGGAGCCTCTACGCGTGGCTGGGCCTGATGACGGCCTTCTTCATGGGCGGGCTCTTCGCGGGGAGCTGGTGGTTCTCCCGGGCGGGGGGACGCGGCCGGATCTCCGAGGAGGCGTGGGCCTTCGGGGTCCTTCCCCTCGTCGCCACGGCCGTGGCCCTCTCCCTGTTGTGGACCCTCGGCCGGGCCCTCCCGCTCGGGGTCCTCTGGATCGCCCTGCAGTCAGTGGCGGCCGGCGCGGCCACGGGCGGGTACTTCCCCCTGGCGTGCGCCCTAGTGGAGCGGACCGGGACGGGCCCGGCCGGGACCGCCGCACGGGTCGGGTTTCTGGACTACCTGGGGGCCCTCCTGGGCGCCGGGCTCACGGGGATGGTGCTGATCCCGGTCCTCGGGACGGCATCGACATTGTGGGCCCTCGTCGCCATCCTCGGGGCCCTCCCCGCGGCCGCCCTCCTCTGCGCCGGCGCCCCTCGCACCCTCACCCCGCCCCCGGGGTGAAATTTGTGCCGTGAAGACGGAAGGCCTCGACTCCGCCCAGGCTTACCGGCGGACCCGGACGCGGTAGCGGTACGAGAGCGTCACGACCTGGCCGGCGTTGACCGGAAGTTCCCAGGTCAGCATCTGCACCGGGTTGACCTCCTTCAGCCCCGTGCTCGGGGTTTCCACGGACGCCTTGGGCGCCGTGTCGATCACCTCGCCCTCCAACCGCTTCCGCACCATCACCGCGACGGGTTTCCCCTTCCCGTTCATCACGGTGAGCTCTCCCTTCACCGTCACCAGGTCCCACTCCCCCCGGTACTCGGTGGGGGCGTTCCGCTGGCGTTCCACCTCCTTCTCCTCGCGCCGGGCGAGGACGTCCAGGGATCGCGCCACCCGCAGGAGCGTCGGGGCCCCCGGGGGCGTGTAGCGCAGCAGGTCCTGGCCCAGCAGGTCGTCCCCCTGGACCGTCAGGGCGGGTGCGGTGGTCCAGGGGACCTTTCCCGTGTTGGTCAGGCGGAGGGCGTGCCAGACCTCCTCCGCCCGCCCCGACGGGCCGTCGAAATCCGGGGACGACTTGAAGGCGGCTCCGTCCCCCCCGGCGTCCGTCATTTCCCACAGGTAGACGTCCCGGCAGGGCACGGTGGCATCGATCAGGGGGACGTCCCCCCGATCGCCCTTCCGCAGATCCAGCCGGACCGGCGGGTAGAGGAAAAGGTCCTCGCGGAGGGTCCCGGCGGCAGGTTCGATGGTTTCGGGCGGCTCGTTGAAGAAGGCGGGCGCGTTCATCATCTGCTGGGCCATGACCGGCGCGGCGCGGCGCCCCCCGGTTTCACCGGCCGAAAGCGAGGCGAGGAAAGCGTCCAGGGTCTGGTTTGACGAGAGGGGGTCGGTGGAAGCGCCGTAGCGGACATTCGGGAAACCCGCGATGAACAGCAGTTCGGCGCCCCAGAGGTCCTCGGCGTCGTTGAGGACCGTGGCGCGGCACCGCACCCGGGCCTGGTCCCCGGGAAGGGTCTCCACCCGGTAACTGGGCGCCCAGGAGATCCCCCGGGTCAACAGGTGCACCCGAACCTTCCCCTTTCCGGCGGTCACCTCGAAGCGAAGGGCCCGGCCGGTTTCCCAGCCCGGCACCGTGGTGACGATCTCCCCCGCCGGGCACCGCAGCCCCGTCACCTCCTCCACGCGGCAGGCCTGGTCGCCCTTGTCGGTCCGGAAGACGGCGAATTCCGGGGCTGTCGGGGCCGACGCCTCGTTCCCGTCCGCCGCGGCCAGGGTGCGCGGCGGCAGGGCGGGGCGCCGGGGGGGCGCCGGGACCGAAGGGGGGCCGGGGGACGCCGGCCGGGGTGCTTCGCCGGGGAGTAGCGTCCCGGCGATCCACCCCTCGCCGCGGACCTGCAGTTCCACCCGCCGCCCGGTGTTGGCCTGGAGCAGCTCCGCCATCCGGCGGACCGCCTGGGGGCTTTTCCGGCGGGATTCACGGGCCGTGACCTTCTCGACGCGGAGCCCCTCGGTGACCGGTTCGAGCCAGAAGGTCCCGTGCACCGCCGCGGGAAGGTCGCGGATCTCGTAGGTCCCCGGACCGGGGACCTCCGTCTCCCGCGCTTCCCAGACCATGCCGTTCTTGAAGAGGGTCGCCCGGGCCACCTCGGACAACACGGGTTCCGCCGCGTCCCACCGGTCCGGCCCCGCCGCCGGGAGCAGGCTGCAGACCGTTGCCGTCAAAGCGATCAGCAGGCTCGCACATTGCCTTTTCATGATGACCTCCTCCCTATCCATCCGTGTGAATCCGTGTTCATCCGTGGTTCGTCATCTCATTGTATCCTCACCCGGCGGAAAAATCCATGCCGCCCGCCGGAGTTTCTGCTACAATGCCCCTCCCGCCGCCGGACCCGCGGCGGACCGTCAACCCCTCACGGAGGCTCCCATGAACGAATTCGACGTCATCGTCATCGGCGGCGGGCCCGGCGGTTACGTGGCCGCCATCAAGGCCGCACAGCTCGGCCTGAAGACCGCCCTCGCGGAGAAGGCCCCGACCTTCGGCGGCACCTGCCTCAACGTGGGGTGCATCCCCACCAAGGTCATGGTCCACAGCAGCGAGCTCTGGGAACACATTGAACGTCTCGGCGAGCACGGCATCGTCGTGGAGAAGGGGTCGTACCGCTTCGACATGGGCGCCCTGATGAAGCGCAAGGAGCGCATCGTCGGCGGCCTGACCCGCGGGATCGGGTCCCTGCTCCGCAAGAACGCCGTGACGACCTTTCGCGGTACCGCCGCCTTTACAGACCCCCACACCGTGAAGGTGGGGTCTCCCGAGGGCGGCGAGGAGCTGCTGCACGCGAAGAACATCGTCGTCGCCACGGGGTCCGTGGCCAAGGAACTGCCCCACATCCGCTTCGGCGGGCCCGTGCTCTCCTCCACGGAGATGCTCTCCCTGGACGCGCCCCCGAAACGCCTCGCCGTCATCGGCGCCGGTGCGGTGGGCGTGGAGTTCGCCTCCATCTACGCCGCCCTCGGGAGCGAGGTCACGGTGGTGGAGATGCTCCCGCACCTTCTCCCCCTCGAGGACGAGGAGGTGTCCGTCGAACTGGAGAAAGTGTTCAAGCGGCGGAGGATCAAGTACCGGCTGAACTCCGCCGTGGACCGGCTGGACACCCTGGAAAACGGCGCCCGCCTCCACATCCGGAGCGCCACGGGCGAAACCGCCGAGGCGGACTTCGACAAGGTGCTCCTGGCGGTGGGACGCGCCCCCTTCACCGAGGGGCTCGACCTGGACAAGGCCGGCCTCGCCACGGAGCGCGGCTACATCCGGGTGGACAACTACTGCCGGACCTACGTCCCCCACATCTACGCCATCGGGGACGTGATCCCCACCCCCCAGCTCGCCCACGTGGCGTCCGCCGAGGGGATCACCGCGGCCGCCCACCTGGCCGGCCGGCCCGTCCGCCCCATGAGCTACAAGAGCATTCCCGCCTGCACCTACTCCGCGCCCCAGGTGGGCTCGGTCGGCATGACCGAGGCCAAGGCCAAGGAAATGGGCTACGCGGTGAAGGTGGGCAGGTTCCCCTTCATGGGCGTGGGGAAGGCCAAGATCGAGGACATGACCGACGGGTTCGTGAAAATCGTGTCGGACGCCTCCACCGGGGAGATCCTGGGCGTGCACATGATCGGCGCCGTGTCCACCGAACTGGTCGGCGGAATGGTCCTCGCCCTTAACCTCGAGTGCACCGCCGAGGAGCTGGCCCAGGCCGTCCACCCGCACCCCACCGTCTCCGAGGCGGTGATGGAGGCGGCCCACGCCGCCCACGACAAGGCGATCCACCTGTGAAACGCGTCCTCCTCACCGGGGCCGATGGGCAGTTCGGCCGCGACTTCACCCGGCTCTTCGCCGGGCGGTACGCCATCGTCCCCTTCCTGGAGGCCGAAACCGACCTGCGGGACGCCGACGCCGTGTCGGCGGCCGTGGGGAAGGCCGAGCCCGACGTCGTCGTCCACGCCGCCGCATGGACCCGGGTGGACGACGCCGAAACGGAGGTGGACGCCGCCTTCGCCGTCAACGCCCTGGGGACGCGCCACGTGGCCGCGGCGACCGAGGCGGCGGGGGCCCGGCTGATCGCGATCTCCACGGACTACGTCTTCGACGGGGCCCTGGACCGGCCCTACCACGAGTTCGACGAGCCGTGTCCCCGGACGGTCTACGGCGCGTCCAAGCTGGCCGGCGAGCGGGAGGCGCTGCGGCTCTGCCGCCGGACGACGGTGGTGCGGACGGCCTGGCTCTACGGCACCACGGGGGTCAACTTCCCCGCCACCCTGGTCGGCCTGGCACGCCGCCGGGGCCCCGACGCGCCACCCCTGCGGGTGGTGGATGACCAGCGGGGCAACCCCACGACCACCTTCGCCCTGGCGCGGCTCGTGGCCGACCTGATCGAGCGGCCGACGGAGGGTGTCGTCCACGGCACCTGCGAGGGGGAGGCCACCTGGCACGCGTTCACGGTGGAGGTGTTCCGGCTGCTGGGCCTGGGGCCGTTGCCGGATCCCTGCACCACGGCCGAGTTCCCGCGCCCGGCTCCCCGACCCGCCAACTCCCGGCTGGACAAGATGGTCCTTCGCCTGCAGAACCGCCCCCCCATGCCGCACTGGAAGGACGCCCTGCGGGAGTGGGTGGAGGGGATAGGCTGAAGGCTGAAGGCTGTTAGGGTGAAAGCGCAGAGGTGAAGGTGGTTGGAGTGAAAGTGGTTGGGGTAAGATCGAAGATCACGGGGCGGGTGCTTGGGCCGCAAGGTGTCTGTCGAGCCGCCAGGTGCAAAGGGTGAAGGTTCAAGCCATGCACAATGCTCACAATTCCACTAACTCTCATGATTCCCATTACTCCCATCACTCCCATAATTCCCATTACTCCCATCGCTCCCATCACTCCCTTCACTCCCTTCACTCCCAGCACTCCCATCTCACCCATCGCTCCCTTCACTCCCTTCGCTCCCTTCACTCCCAGCACCCCCATTCCTCGGGCGGCCTCCTCCCCTGCTTTCGCCATGCCTTCCCCCCGCCCCTCCCCCCGACCTTCAGCCTAACAGCCTTCAGCCTATCAACCTTCAGCCTAAACCCCTCTCCGGAGATCGATCATGACTTTTAACCCCTCGAACACCCTCGTGACCGGCGGGGCCGGCTTCATCGGGTCCAACTTCATCCGTTACCTGCTGAAGACCCACCCCGACGCCCGGGTCTGGAACCTCGACAGCCTGACCTACGCCGGCAACCTGGCCTCCCTGGCGGACGTGGAGCAGGACCACGGCCGGGAGGGCTCCGGCCGTTACACCTTCGTCCGGGGCGACGTCGCCGATTTCACCGCCGTCCGCGCGCTGCTGGAGGCTGAAGCCATCCGCTGCGTGGTCCACTTCGCCGCCGAGAGCCACGTGGACCGCTCCATCCTGGGGCCGGAGCCCTTCATCGCCACCAACGTCACGGGCACCTTCCGGCTCCTGGAGGCCTGCCGCCAGGCCTGGGCCGGGGATGCGGACACCCGCTTCCACCACGTCTCCACCGACGAGGTCTACGGCAGCCTCGGCGCCGAGGGGCTCTTCACCGAGGAGACGCCCTACGACCCCTCGAGCCCCTACTCGGCCTCGAAGGCCGCCTCCGACCACCTGGTCCGGGCCTGGCACCGAACCTACGGCCTGAACGTCACGATCACCAACTGTTCCAACAATTACGGCCCCTTCCAGTTCCCCGAAAAGCTCATCCCCCTGATGATCCTGAACGGCCTCGAGGGGAAGCCCCTGCCCGTCTACGGCCGGGGGGAGAACATCCGCGACTGGCTCTTCGTCACCGACCACTGCGTCGCCATCGACCGGGTGCTCCGCGCGGGGCGCACCGGGGCCACTTACAACGTGGGCGGCGAGGGCGAGCGGACCAACCTCTTCATCGTGGAGACCCTCTGCCGGCTGGTGGACGAGGCGGGCCTCACCCCCGCGGGGCTGTCCTCCTGCCGCGAACTGGTCACCTTCGTGAAGGACCGTCCCGGCCACGACTTCCGTTACGCCATCGACTTCGGCCGCCTCCGCAACGAGCTGGCCTGGCAGCCTTCGGTCACCCTCGAGGAGGGCCTCCGCCGCACCCTGCGCTGGTACGCGGAGAACCGCCCCTGGTGCGACGCCGTGCGGTCGGGGGAGTACCGGTCGTATTACGAGGCGTGGTACGGGAGGAGGGGGAGATAAAGGCTGTAGGCTGTAGGCTGTAGGCTGTAGTCCCTACGAAGTAAGATCTTTGGCAAAATGAGCGCGATTTGAGATCGACGGTGGGCTCCCACCGCTTTCAGAGCGGGGAAACCCGATGCGGGGACGGAGGAGGGAATCCCGGCCGCGTCGTCCGGCATGCCCCAGGGCTAAAATGCCCCACTGGTGCTGATCCGGTTCCGGAATCGACGTATCCGGTCTCTCGCAAAGACGTCCGGACGCAAAGCCTCGCAAAGGAATCCCCCTTTTCCGGTTCCGGCTTTGCGAGGCTTGGCGTCTTTGCGCCTTTGCGAGAGGTAAAGACCGCCTGTTATTTTTCTGGAGCGTCCGGATGATCCGTGTCCATCCGTGTCCATCCGTGTCCATCCGTGTCCATCCGTGTTCATCCGTGGTTTCTCTCCGGTTTATCCGGGTTGGGCTGTAGGCTATAGGCCCGGAAGGATTCCCGTCGGGGTCGGAATCGGGATCGGGATCTCTATCGGGATCGGCACGGTAGCGGGATCGGGATCAGGCTGGTGACGGGCTTGGGGCCCCTCAAGGGAAGAGCTTTCCCCTTCCCCCCTGAATGATGCTCCGCGCTGAGGCCGTCACAGGAGGATCTGGCAGGTGATCTCTCGGTTTCCAAACCGGGATTTCCTGTGAACGATCCGGTGGCGCTCCTCGTCGGTGGCACCGATGGTCTCGCCGCGGCCGATCTGAATGCCGCTCGAAAGCTCGTAGTGAGCAATGTCCGCGAGCATTCCGAGCGATTCGGACGGTTTCATGTTCGTGTCGTGAACCTCCAGGTCGAGGAAACCGAGCATCCGCATCCCGGTCGTGTAGCCCGAGAGCCCTTTCTTCTCCGGAACCGGGTGAAATCCGAGCCAGAGAAAGAGGGGGAGGCTGGTCTCGGAAGCCTCGGAGGCCTGTTCAAGGTACCGATCCGGGGGCACGACGATGGATGCATTCCCGTAGTAGACCCCCAGGCTCTCGACCGAGGCCAGGACGCTGGCGATGGCCCGGGTCAGGCAAAGCGAAAGCCGCACGGGAGCCATTTTCTCCGACGAGGCGTACACCACCACGTGTGATCCGTGCCCCGACAGGGACGAGCGCGCTTCAGGCCAACTCCACGCAGTGCATACCGGCCATTCGAGGTCACCCCACGGAATGGGCATCGGCATGAATACGAAACCGGCCATCCCGCCCTCAATGGTCACCACGGCGGCCTCGTCGCGAACATTGATTTCCGAATCATCCACAGCCAGATTCAGGGATTCACGGAAGTGGCCTGCGATCCGGCGAAGATCGGGCAGTGCGTTCCCTCGAAGGGCTACCATGCCCAAGTTCGTCCCCCTCCTGGATGCTGATGTGGTTGAACTGCGTCGCACAAGTCTCTTGATCATCCCCACAACTCGCCTCTTTTCCATGATTTGCAATGCGACTAAACAGGCTCCCCTGTTATTGCCTCCTGTCTCCTGGCTTCCTTCCCCCTATTCCCCCGCCTCGAGGATGTGCCGGAAGAGCACCGCCCCGGCGAGCAGGAAGAGCAGGTCGAAGCCGGCGGCGAGCTTGACGGCGCCCCAGAACGCCGGGCCGACGGGGCCGCGGAAGACGGCGTCCAGGGCCCGGGCGCCGGCGAGCACCCCCGGGACGGCCAGGGGGAAGACGAGAACGGGGAGCAGGAGGTCCCGCGATCCCCCGCCGGTGGTCAGCGCCGCGCAGAGGACCCCCGCGGCGACGAAGCCCGCGTCCGCCGCCACCACGCACAGCAGCAGCGCCGCAACGCCTCCCCGGCTCTCCAGGCCGAAAAAAGCCAGGAAGACGGGGAGGGAGAGCAGTTCCACCGAAAAGAGCAGCGCCATCCCCGACAGCCACTTCCCCGCAAACACCGCCGACCCCGACACGGGGGCCAGGCACAGCCCCGCCAGGCAGCCGTCGCGGCGCTCCCGGTCGAAAGTGGCGCCCAGCTGCATCAGCCCGGCGAAGAGCCAGGACGTCCACAGGGCGGCGGGGGCGGCTTCCCGCAGGCGCGGGCCCGGCTCCAGGACGAACTGGAAGAGGACGGCGACGACCAGGGCGAAGAAGAGGGTGGTGACCAGCCGTCCCCGGGACCGCCACTCCACCCGGAGGTCCTTGCCGGCCACGGCCAAGGCCTGGTGCAACCAGGGGCCCGGCCCCGGCGTTCCCTCGCGGTCGCCGGGGCGGCTCACGACGCCCCCTCCCGGCACGGGCCGCCGGGCGTCCCCTCGCGGAGCACGCCGCCGCACAGTTCGAGCACCCTCCCGGCCGCCACGGGAAGCCGGCCGGCGTCGTGGGCGGCCACGAGGATGGTCACCCCCTCCCGGTTCAGGGCGGTGAGCCGCTCCGCCACGACACCCGAGGAGACGCTGTCCAACCCCGAGAACGGCTCGTCCAGCATCAGCAGCTCCGGGTCGTGCAGGGTGGCCCGAACCAGGCCCAGCCGCTGGCGCAGGCCGCGCGACAGGGCAACGGCGCGGTGTTTGCGCCAGGGGAGCAACCCCATCGCCCCGAGACGGGCCGCGATGCGGTCTGCAGGGAGGACGAGCCCGTAGAGGCGGCCGTAGAACCGCAGGTTCTCCTCCACCGTCAGTTCGTCGTGCACGAAAAGATCGTGAGACAGGAAACCGAAGCGTCGGCGGTTCGCAGGCCCCGCTCCCCGGGCGTCCTCGCCGAAGCGGAGGAGGCGCCCGGCGGACGGCGCCACCAGGCCGGCCGCGCACCGGACGAGGGTGCTCTTGCCCGCGCCGTTGGCCCCGGTCAGCGCCACGAGTTCCCCGGGACCGACCTCGAAGGACACGCGGCGAAGGACGGTATCCCGTCCGTAACGCACGAGGAGGCTGTGGGCGGAGAGCACCGGCGCGGGGTTCACGGTCCCCTCCCGTCGTCGTCCTCGCCCCGGCGGGGCCGCGGGACCGCCAAGAGGGCGCCGATCACCGCCAGCGCCGCCCCGAACCAGATCCAGGACATGCCGGGGATGACCCGCAGTTGCACCGCCACCTCGCCGCGCTCGGGGTTCATGGGGAAAAAGGCCAGGTAGAGGTCCCGAACGAACCCGGTCCGGACGTCCACCTCCATGCCGGTGCCGCCCGTCCGCCGGTAGAAACGGACCTCGGGGGCGAAGTCCGGGGGGGCCCCGGCGCGGGGCGGGACAAGGGAGAATTCCGCCCGGTAGACGGCCTTCTCCGCGTCCGGGTCCTCGACCACCAGGCGGTTGAAGATGAGGCGGAACTCCCCGTCCGTGAAGGTCTCTCCGGGGCGGGCGACCACGCGGCTCTCCCGGGCGAACCAGCCCGAGGCGCCAATGCCGGCGGCGACGACCACGAAGCCGAGGTGGCAGAGGGCCGCCGCCAGGCGCGGACGCGTCGGGCCCCCGCGCAGGGTCCCGGCGACGACGGCGGGGAGCGCCGCGGCGCACAGGGCGAAGAGGACGGCCGCCGGCACGTTCCCGTCCAGGAGGTTCACCAGCGCCCCGGCCACGGCCGCCGCGGGCAGGAGGAGCGCGGCGAAGGCGACCAGCTTCCCCAGGGGGTCCCGCGGCCGCCGCAGGACCTGGTGGATGCCGAGCAGCGCCACGAGGGCAATTCCGAGGGGGACCACTGCCCGGTTGAAGAAGCGCGGGGGAAGGGCGGACACGAGGTTTGTGGACGGCGAGGGTCCCGTCCCGTCCGCGGTAGAAACCCTCGCCGGGACATCCCCCGGGGCGCCCGGGCCCGACTGCATCCACCCCGGGAGGATCCCGTGGACGGTACCGTAGGCCACCACGATCAGGAAGGCGATCAAAAAGCCAGCGGACAAGGTCACCGCCGCGTCCCCCGGGCCGGGTTTCCACGCCCCGGCGGGCCTGCCCTTCCGGCGGCCGGCCGCCAGGAGGACGAGGGTGACGGCCAGGGCGACTCCCATGAAGGCGAGGAGCCATCCACCGACCCCGGAACGCTGGAAGGCGTGGACGGAGTCCAGGGCGCCGCTTCGGGTGAGCCAGGTCCCGAAGATGCAGAGGAGGAACGTCGTGACCGCCAGGAAAGGGACCAGGCGCGGGAAGGCCCCCCGGCGCCGGTGGAGGGCGGACAGGTGGACGAAGGCCGTGGCGCCAAGCCAGGGGATCAGGGAGGCGTTCTCCACGGGGTCCCATCCCCAGTACCCGCCCCAGCCCAGTTCCACGTAGGCCCACTGGGCACCGAGAACGATCCCCGCCGTGAGGGCCGCCCAGGCAAAGAGGGTCCAGGCGCGCGCGCGCCGGGTCCAGTCCCCGGGCCCCTCCGGGTCGGCCAGGGCGGACAGCGCCAGGGCGAAGGGGACCGCGAAGGCGGCGTACCCGAGGATCAGCAACGGCGGGTGCCAGATCATGGCGGGGTTCTGCAGCAGAGGGTTCATGCCGGCCCCGTCCGGCGGTGGAACGGCCAGGGTCCCGAAGGGATTGGACACCCGGAGCGCCAGGAGGGCGAAGAGAAACTCGGTGAGGGACATCGCCAGGAGGTACCGGCCGAGCCCCCCCCCGTCGGTTTTCCGGGCTGCCCGCAGCGAAACGGAACTGCAGGCCGCCATCAGGAGCAACCAGAGCAGCAGCGAACCCTCGGCGCCGGCCCAGAACGCCGTCAGCCGGTAGACCACCGGGAGGCTGCGAGAGGTGTGGTCCGCCACGTAGCGGAACGTGAAATCGCCACGGACAAGCACCACCGCCAGGACGGCCGACGCCGTGAACACGGCGGCGGTGGCGGCGTGGACGAAGGCGGCGGCGCGGTGTGCCCAGGGGCCGGCGCCCCGGCGCCGGGAGAGGGCCGCGCAGACAGCCCCGCAGAGCAGGCACGCCGCGGCGGCGAACAGGGAGGCATTCCCGAGAAACGACATGCGGGACAGTTCTCCTTTGCCGGGGGGTTCCGGGATCCCGCTCCCCGCGGGGCGGCAACGACGACGGGCCGATTCTTGCACGAAGTGACCCGGCCGTCAACGAGGATCCGGAGGGCCCGGGACCGCCCCGCCCTCCCCCGGGCCCTCCTTGCCCCCCCGGGCGCCGCCCTTCGGCGGGCGGCGCGAAAACCCTTGCCCGGCGGCCGGCATGAGGCTAAAATCGGCCCATGGCCATCGACGACACCGAACCGGTAATGCGAATCGAAACCGCGCTCTGGGACGAAACCACCCGGATCATCCGGGGGGTCTGGCAGTCCACCGCCTCGGACGACCCCTCCCAGGACCGGACGATCCGCCCTCCCCAGGGCGCCGTCCCCTCCGACCGGGAAACCACGCTCAAGACCCGCCTGCTGAAGCCGCCGGTGGCGGACTTCGACCTTCCCAACGCGGACTACGACCTCCTGGAGATCGTCGGACAGGGGGGGATGGGCGTGGTGTACGAGGCCCGGCAGGTCTCGATCCGGCGGCCGGTGGCGGTGAAGATCCTCCGCCCCGAGGCGGCGGCGGACCCCCACAACCGGGCATCCTTCCTCTCGGAGGCCGTCGTCACCGGGAACCTGGACCACCCCAACATCGTCCCCGTCCACGAGCTCGCCCAGGATCGTGACGGCCGCCTCTTCTTCGTCATGAAGCGGATCTGCGGCACCGCCTGGCGCTCCACCCTCACGGCGCGCCCGCTGGAAGAAAACCTGGACATCCTCTTCCGGGTGATGGACGCGGTGGCCTTCGCCCACTCCCGCGGGGTGATCCACCTGGACCTGAAACCGGAAAACGTCATGCTCGGGGACTTCGGGGAGGTCATCCTGACCGATTGGGGCGTCGCGGTCGTCCTGGAGGGGAACCCGCACCTGGACCTGCCCCCGCAACCCCCCTCGCTGGGCGGGACCCCGTCCTACATGGCGCCGGAGATGGCGCGCGGCGAACTGGACCGCCTGGGCACGCACACCGACATCTACCTCCTGGGCGGGCTGCTCTACGAGATCATCACGGGTCTGCGACCCCACGGCGGGCACACGGTGGCGGAGTGCCTCGTGGAAGCCGCGCTGAACCACATCCAGCCCACGCAGCAGCGGGGCGAACTCCTGGACATCGCCCGGACGGCCATGGCCACCCGCCCGCGGCACCGCTTCCGCTCGGTGGCGGCCTTCCGCCAGGCCCTCAAGCACTACCTGTCCCACAGCGAAAGCCTGGCCCTGAACCG is a window of Acidobacteriota bacterium DNA encoding:
- the lpdA gene encoding dihydrolipoyl dehydrogenase, whose amino-acid sequence is MNEFDVIVIGGGPGGYVAAIKAAQLGLKTALAEKAPTFGGTCLNVGCIPTKVMVHSSELWEHIERLGEHGIVVEKGSYRFDMGALMKRKERIVGGLTRGIGSLLRKNAVTTFRGTAAFTDPHTVKVGSPEGGEELLHAKNIVVATGSVAKELPHIRFGGPVLSSTEMLSLDAPPKRLAVIGAGAVGVEFASIYAALGSEVTVVEMLPHLLPLEDEEVSVELEKVFKRRRIKYRLNSAVDRLDTLENGARLHIRSATGETAEADFDKVLLAVGRAPFTEGLDLDKAGLATERGYIRVDNYCRTYVPHIYAIGDVIPTPQLAHVASAEGITAAAHLAGRPVRPMSYKSIPACTYSAPQVGSVGMTEAKAKEMGYAVKVGRFPFMGVGKAKIEDMTDGFVKIVSDASTGEILGVHMIGAVSTELVGGMVLALNLECTAEELAQAVHPHPTVSEAVMEAAHAAHDKAIHL
- the rfbD gene encoding dTDP-4-dehydrorhamnose reductase produces the protein MKRVLLTGADGQFGRDFTRLFAGRYAIVPFLEAETDLRDADAVSAAVGKAEPDVVVHAAAWTRVDDAETEVDAAFAVNALGTRHVAAATEAAGARLIAISTDYVFDGALDRPYHEFDEPCPRTVYGASKLAGEREALRLCRRTTVVRTAWLYGTTGVNFPATLVGLARRRGPDAPPLRVVDDQRGNPTTTFALARLVADLIERPTEGVVHGTCEGEATWHAFTVEVFRLLGLGPLPDPCTTAEFPRPAPRPANSRLDKMVLRLQNRPPMPHWKDALREWVEGIG
- the rfbB gene encoding dTDP-glucose 4,6-dehydratase — protein: MTFNPSNTLVTGGAGFIGSNFIRYLLKTHPDARVWNLDSLTYAGNLASLADVEQDHGREGSGRYTFVRGDVADFTAVRALLEAEAIRCVVHFAAESHVDRSILGPEPFIATNVTGTFRLLEACRQAWAGDADTRFHHVSTDEVYGSLGAEGLFTEETPYDPSSPYSASKAASDHLVRAWHRTYGLNVTITNCSNNYGPFQFPEKLIPLMILNGLEGKPLPVYGRGENIRDWLFVTDHCVAIDRVLRAGRTGATYNVGGEGERTNLFIVETLCRLVDEAGLTPAGLSSCRELVTFVKDRPGHDFRYAIDFGRLRNELAWQPSVTLEEGLRRTLRWYAENRPWCDAVRSGEYRSYYEAWYGRRGR
- a CDS encoding DUF4261 domain-containing protein: MIKRLVRRSSTTSASRRGTNLGMVALRGNALPDLRRIAGHFRESLNLAVDDSEINVRDEAAVVTIEGGMAGFVFMPMPIPWGDLEWPVCTAWSWPEARSSLSGHGSHVVVYASSEKMAPVRLSLCLTRAIASVLASVESLGVYYGNASIVVPPDRYLEQASEASETSLPLFLWLGFHPVPEKKGLSGYTTGMRMLGFLDLEVHDTNMKPSESLGMLADIAHYELSSGIQIGRGETIGATDEERHRIVHRKSRFGNREITCQILL
- a CDS encoding heme exporter protein CcmB; its protein translation is MSRPGDREGTPGPGPWLHQALAVAGKDLRVEWRSRGRLVTTLFFALVVAVLFQFVLEPGPRLREAAPAALWTSWLFAGLMQLGATFDRERRDGCLAGLCLAPVSGSAVFAGKWLSGMALLFSVELLSLPVFLAFFGLESRGGVAALLLCVVAADAGFVAAGVLCAALTTGGGSRDLLLPVLVFPLAVPGVLAGARALDAVFRGPVGPAFWGAVKLAAGFDLLFLLAGAVLFRHILEAGE
- a CDS encoding ABC transporter ATP-binding protein, whose amino-acid sequence is MNPAPVLSAHSLLVRYGRDTVLRRVSFEVGPGELVALTGANGAGKSTLVRCAAGLVAPSAGRLLRFGEDARGAGPANRRRFGFLSHDLFVHDELTVEENLRFYGRLYGLVLPADRIAARLGAMGLLPWRKHRAVALSRGLRQRLGLVRATLHDPELLMLDEPFSGLDSVSSGVVAERLTALNREGVTILVAAHDAGRLPVAAGRVLELCGGVLREGTPGGPCREGAS